Within the Saccharopolyspora gloriosae genome, the region CGCCGCGTTGTTCTTCCAAGGTCTCGCGGGCCTCTTCCCGGGAGCCCGCGGTGGGTTTCGCTCCGGGCAGCGGGCGGCCCGCGGTCTCCCTCGCGAACCAGGACGCGATCAGGCCGAGCAACCCGGCGGCCATGAGCACGAATGCGGGAGCCGTGATGTATCCCGTTGCGCTGACCAGGGATTCCGAGATCAACGGGGTGGTGCCGCCGAAGATCGCCACCGAAATGTTGAAGCTGATCGAGACGCCGCCGTAGCGGACGTGCGTGGGGAACAGCGCGGGAAGCGTGGAGGGCATCGTCGAGCTGAAGCAGATCAGCATCAGCCCGATGATGATCAGCCCGCCGATCACGGCTCCGACCGAGCCGTGGCTGATCATCCAGAACGCGGGCCAGGACAGCACGACGAGCGCACCGGATCCGACGGCCACGATCGGCAGCCGGCCGATCTTGTCGGAGATCCGGCCCAGGCGCACCACAAAACCCATGATCGCCAGCATCGTGACCAGTACGAACACCAACGCAGAGGTGTGCGCGTAGTGCAGGTCCGCGGTGATGTAGGTCGGCATGTAGGAGGTGAGCATGTAGTTGACGACGTTGAACACCGCCACCAGCGACACGCAGGTCAGCACCGGACGCCAGTGGTCGCGGAAGATCGTGCGGTAGACGCCGAGCCCGCGTTCGGCGCCGTGGTCCTCGGAGGACTCCTGTTGCTGCTGCGCGGGTGTCTCCTCCAGGCGGAACCGCAGGTACAGGCCGACCACGCCGAGCGGCCCGGCCAGCAGGAACGGGATGCGCCAGCCCCAGTTCACCATCTCCTGCTCCCCCAGCGCGGTGAGCAGGCCCGTGACGACCGCGGCCCCGAGCGCGTAGCCGGTGAGCGTTCCGAACTCCAGCCAGCTCGCCAGGAATCCGCGTCGTTTGTCGGGTGAGTACTCCGAGACGAACGTGGTGGCGCCGCCGTACTCGCCGCCGGTCGAGAAGCCCTGCACGACCCTGGCGAGCAGCAGCAGGATCGGCGCCCAGATCCCGATCGTCGCGTACGAGGGGATGAATCCGATGGCCACGGTGCCGAGCGCCATCGTGATCATCGTGATGGCCAGGACGCGTTTGCGACCGAGGCGGTCACCGAGCGGGCCGAACACGAATCCGCCCAGCGGCCGGACGATGAACGCGACGGCGAAGGTGGCGAAGGTCGCCAGCAGCTGGACCGTGGGATTTCCGGAGGGGAAGAAGACCTGCCCGGTGATCACGATCAGGTAGCTGAAGACGCCGAAGTCGAACCACTCCATCATGTTGCCGATGCCCGCGGCCGTCACCGCCCGGCGGACTTTGCCCTCTTCGACGATGTCGACCGCGTCCTCCAAGCGCTGTCCGCGCTTGCGCCGGCCTCGTGCGTTCATCGGCTGTCCCTCCCAGGTCGGGTGTCCCGGACATCGAGTACCCACGATCGATCAACGGCATGCGGGACGGTTCGCCTCGGATTCACCGCCCCGGCCGCTCGGTGGACGTTGCGCCGGTCCCCGACCTCGGCGCCCAGCCTCACACCCGGGGGTGCGCCGCACATCTTGATGTGGTCGCCGTGGCTCGGCGCCGCCGAATGTTCGGACATCGGTCTCCGGCTGCGGGATTTTTCGGGCACGACTGATCGTTGAGCGGTTTGCCGGGTCCGCGAAGGTCGCATACAGTTAAGTGGAGACGTCCCCGCTTGAATGGATTCTGCTGGAACCTTCGATGCCCCGGCCGGTCGCGGCGATCGGCAGCACCCACCGCGACCGCATTCGCCCGTTGCCGTGCCGGTGTCCCGAGCAAGAAGGTCGCCATCTCGGCACGCTCCGGAACCATCGCGAGACGTCACTTCCCGTCCTTGTCTGATACCGACGGAGACTCCATGTCCCACCACAGCTCCACCATCACGCTGCGGGTGAACGGCGAAACGCGTTCGCTCACGGTCGACAACCGCACCACCCTGCTCGACGCGCTCCGCGAGGACCTCGACCTGATGGGCACCAAGAAGGGCTGCGACCAAGGGCAGTGCGGCGCGTGCACCGTGCTGCTCGACGGCAAGCGGGCGGTGTCCTGCCTGCAGTTCGCCGTCGGCGTCGACGACTCCGAGGTCACCACCATCGAAGGCGTCGCCACCGGCGACCGGCTGCACCCGGTGCAGCAGGCGTTCCTGGACTTCGACGGCTACCAGTGCGGCTACTGCACTCCCGGCCAGATCTGTTCGGCCGTCGCCGTCATCGAGGAGCACGCCGCGGGCTGGCCCAGCGCCGCCACCGACGACGTCCGGCCCGAAGCCGACCCGCCACCACTGGACGCCGCGGAGATCCGCGAGCGGATGAGCGGCAACCTGTGCCGCTGCGGCGCCCACAACTCGATCGTGCGGGCGGTCGCGCAGGCCGCCACCATGCGCGAAGCCGAGAGCACCGTGTCCCGCGACGGAGCGGAGGTCTCGGCGTGAGGGAATTCGACTATCGCCGCGCCACCGACGTGCGCACGGCCACCACGCTGCTCGCGGTGAACCCGGACGCGCGGTTCCTCGGCGGCGGCACGAACCTCGTGGACCTGATGAAGACCGGGGTGGAGACACCGCCGCAGCTCATCGACGTGCGCCGGCTCCCGCTGGACCACATCGAGGTCACCGAGGACGGCGGCCTGCGGATCGGCGCGACCGCCACCAACAGCGACGTGGCCAACCATCCCGAGGTGCGGCGGCGCTTCCCCGCGCTCGCCCAGGCCGTGCTGGCAGGCGCCTCCGGGCAACTGCGCAATGTGGCCACCGTCGGCGGGAACCTGTTGCAGCGCACCCGTTGCGGCTACTTCGCCGACGTTGCGCAGCCCTGCAACAAGCGGGTGCCCGGCAGCGGCTGCCCGGCGATCGAGGGCGAGCACCACAACCACGCGATCTTCGACTGGTCCGAGCACTGCGCCGCGACCAGCCCGTCGGACATGGGAGTGGCGCTGGCCGCCTTCGACGCGGTGGTGTCCTACGAGACCGCCGACGGCGCCGGCGAACTGTCCTATTCGGACTTACACCGGCCGGTCGGGGACAGCCCGCACGAGGAGACGACGCTGCCCGCCGGTGCGCTGATCACCGGGATCACGTTGCCCGCAGCCCCGATCGCGACCCGGTCGCGCTACCGGAAGGTGCGCGAACGCGCCTCCTACGCGTTCGCCAACGGCTCCATCGCCGCCGCCCTGGACGTGCGCGACGGAGTCGTCGAGGACGTGCGGATCGGATTCGGCGCGGTCGCGAACCGGCCGTGGCGGGCGCACGCAGCCGAACGGGCGCTGCTCGGACGGCCCGCCACCGCCGAGGAGTTCGCCACCGCCGCGGACACCGAGCTCGCCGCCGCGAAACCCTTGCCGCACAACGGCTACAAGGTGCCGTTGATCCGGAACCTGGTGGTGACCGTGCTGACCGAACTCACCGAGGAGACCACCCGATGACCACCACCGACCCACGGGTGGGCACCGCAGGCCCGACCGCCCCCGCCGACACCGGAACCGTCGGCTCCGCGCGCACCCGGCTCGAAGGCCGCGCCAAGGTCACCGGCGAGGCCCGCTACGCCGCCGACCACCCCATCGAGGACCTCGCGCACGGCTCGCTGGTGCTGTCCACCATTGCCCGCGGCCGGATCACCTCGATCGGCGAGGACGCGGTGCTGGACATGCCGGGCGTGCTCACCGTGCTGCACCACGGCAACGCGCCCCGCCTCAACCCGGAAGCCGGGATCTTCGGTCCCGACCCGGGATTGCAGCTGCTCCAAGACGACCGGGTGCAGTACGCGGGACATCCGGTGGCGCTCGTGGTGGCGAAGACGCCGGAGCAGGCCCGTGCCGCCGCCGACGCCCTCGAAGTCACCTACGAAGAGCAACCGCACGACTCCGAGTTCCGCGCCGATCACCCCGCGGAGTACGCGCCGCAGGGCGCGGGCACCGTCGACAAGGGCGACGTGGACGCCGAAGCCGACGGGGCCGCGGCAGTCGTCCACCACAGCTACACCACCTCCGAAGAGCACCACACGGCGATGGAGCCGCACGCGTCCATGGCGCGCTGGGAGGACGGGCGGCTGGAGGTGGTCGACGCCAACCAGGGTTCCTTCCTGGCCGCGAAGGTCGTGTCGACGCTGTTCGATCTCGACCCGGCGTCGGTGCGGGTCCGTTCCGAGCACGTCGGCGGCGGTTTCGGTTCCAAAGCGATCGGCCCGCAGCTGGTGTTCGCGGTGATGGCCGCGACCCGGCTGCGGCGACCGGTGCGGGTGGTGCTGACCCGCCCTCAGGTCTTCGCGATCACCTCCCTGCGGTCGGCGACCGAGCAGCGCGTGCGGCTCGCCGCGGACGCCGACGGCAGGCTGCGCGCCATCGACCACGAGTCGCGCTCGTTCACCTCCACCATCAAGGAATTCGTGGAGCTCGGCACCGAACTCACCGGCGTGATGTACGCGTCCGAAGCCATCCGCACCCGCACCAAGGTGGTGCCGCTGAACGTGCCCTCGCCCGGCTGGATGCGCGCACCCGGCGCGGCCCCCGGATCGTTCGCCCTGGAGTCGGCGATGGACGAGCTGGCGCAGCAGCTCGACGTCGACCCGGTGGAGCTGCGGTTGCGCAACGAGCCGGCCGTCGGCCCCGTCTCCGGGACGCCGTTCAGCAGCCGCAGGCTGGTGGACTGCCTGGAGCAGGGCGCGAGCCGCTTCGGCTGGTGGCAGCGGGACCGGCGTCCCGGGATGCGCCGGGACGGGCGCTGGCTGCTCGGCACCGGCGTCGCCGCGGGTTCGTTCGGCGCCGGTCCGATGCCCTCGACCGCCGCCATCACCGCCGAAACCGACGGCACCTACGAAGTGCGCATCACCGCCGCCGACATCGGCACCGGGGCGCGCACCGCGCTGTCCCAGGTCGCGGCGGAAGCTCTGGAGGTGCCGCTGGAGGCGGTGCGGATCCGGATCGCCGACAGCGACTTCGGCCCCGCTTTCCTCGCGGGAGGCTCCCGAGGCACCGAGTCCTGGTCGTTCGCGATCATCGAAGCGGCCGCGGCGCTGCACAAGAAGCTCGCCGCCGGTGAGCGGGCACCGGTGACCGCGCGGGCCGACACCACCGAGCTGATCGGCGCCCGCAAGCAGCTCGAACGGCACTCGTTCAGCTCCCAGTTCGCCGAGGTAGCGGTCGACGTGACCAGCGGCGAGGTGCGGGTGCGGCGGTTGCTGGGCACGTTCGCGGTGGGGCGGATCATCAACCCGCTGACCGCGCGCAGCCAGTTCGCCGGAGGCATGATCATGGGGCTGTCGATGGCGCTGCACGAAGAAGGCGTGCGGGACGCCACCGGCAGGCAGGCCAACGCGAACCTCGCCGGGTACCACATCTCCGCGCACGCGGACGTGCCCGAGATCGACACGTATTGGGTCGACGATCCCGACGAGGACAACCCGTCCGGGGTGAAGGGCATCGGTGAGGTCGGCATCGTCGGCACCGCCGCCGCCATCGCCAACGCCGTGTGGCACGCCACCGGTGTGCGCCACCGGAACCTGCCGATCAGTCTCGACCGGGTGCTCGACGCGGCCGGGTAGTTCGCGGCAAAGTGATCATCTCGGCGGTCCGCTCACTCCGGAACGGGGTGGGCGGGCCGCCGTTCTTGCTGGTCAGGGAGCGCCACTCGCTGATAGCGGGGGAATGGACCGTTCGACCGATGCGACCGGTCGAATGCTGCGTTGACCTGCCGGCGTCAGCGGACGCGGAGGCCGTCGAACAGGAGGTCCAGCAGCCGCTCAGCCTGCTCCCGGTGCTCGTCTCCCCCGGCGGCCATCGCGATGCCGAACAGGCCCAGTAGCAGATCCGCCGCCGGAACGTCGTCCCTGATCACTCCGGCGCGGGCGCCCGCGTCCAGCAGCGGCGTGATCGAGTCGAGCAGCATTTCCTTGCTCTTGTCATACGGCGCCCCGCCGGAGTCGATGACGGCCCGCAGCGCATCGGCCATCCCCAGCTTCGCCGTCGCGTAGTCGAGCGCGCGGCCCATCCAGGCCCGCAGCGCCTCCCCCGGCGGCAACGTCGCGAGCAGGTGCGGCGAGGCATCGCACAGGCGGCTCAGCTCGTGCCGGTAGGCGGCCTCGATCAACGCCTCCCTGGTCGGGAAGTTCCGGTACAGCGTCCCGGACCCCACGCCCGCTTCCTTCGCGATGTGATCGAGGTGCGCGTCCAACCCCCGCTCAGCGAACATCCGCGCAGCGGTGGAGAGGATCTTGTCCCGATTCCGCTGCGCGTCGGCCCGCAGCGGGCGGCCGGACTCCCTGCACATGCGGCGATTCTCCCCCATGCCCCGATCACGGCTTCCGCACCCGGAACGCCGAACCGGCCGGAGAGAACGATCGTGTTCACGACGGGCTCGCAGCGACGCGGCGGGAAGCCCCGCACGCGTCTTATTCCCCTCTCCTGGCTCCCGGGGGACCTCGACGCACGGACGGTGTGCGGACGAGCAAGCAGGTGGTCCGTCGCGGCCGTGGGATTGCTGACGCAGGAACGCGAGTTCGGGGTAGGCGCGAGTCCCAGCGGGTCGTGCGAGAGATGGCCCTGGCGACGGCGTCGTAGTCGAACTGGAGGGAACGGCCGGTCGGCAGAAGCGCCGACGTGCTGCACCGCGGACCAGGGTGCGGACCTCGCCCGCGGTGCAGATGCCGCCGGAAGCGCAAGGAGCGCGGGTCAGTCCCGTAACGGGTCGAAGTCGGGGCCGAAGTCCCCGTCGTCGTCATCGACCGGCCTGCGCCGCTGCGGCTTCTTCGGCGCCGCGGACGGGTTCGCGCTCGGCGGTGCGGGCGGTGCCGCGGGCGGCCGAGGCTTCGGGTCGTCGTCCTCCGGTGGCGCCCACTTGCCGGAGTCCGGCTGTTCGGCCTCGGGCTCGTCGGGTTCCTCCGGGAACCGCTCCCGCAGGTTGTCCAACATCATCGACCGCGTCTGCTGGTCCTCATCGCCGAGCTGCTCGGTCATCACCTCGCCGACCTTGGCGGCGATGTCGGACTGCGCCTTGCGCATCGTGTCCATGATCTGCGCGGACAGTTCCTGCAGCGGCATCGAGCGGATCTTCTCGGTGAACTGCACGTCGGTGACGCTGCCATCGGCGCGCACCGTCACCTTCACCCGGCCGTCCGGGCCGGTGGCCGTCAACCGGATCTGCTCGGTCTGCTCGCGCACCGCCTGGTAGCGCTGGGCCTTCTGCGCGAAGCCCTGCGCCCACTGCTCGATGCGCCGCTCCGCCTCGTCCGGGTCACTGCCGAGCGCAGCGAATCCACCGGGTCCGGACATGGTCCGCCTCCATCACATGCTCAGTACTGCTGAAATCCGTTCGGGTGCCGCTCAGGCGTCTTGCGGCGCTTGACCGCCGTGGGCGGCGCTCTTGAGCGTGAACTGCTGCGCGGACTTGCCCTCGGGCAGGTGCTGGCGCTCGAACTGCCGGAAGGACTCCGCGTTGTCCTCGTCGTTGGAGTCGTACTCCTTCGCCGTGTTGCGGATGTTCTCCGCCGTGACCTCAACGCCCTCGCGTGCCGCCTCCAGCGCGGTCACGCCCTCCTCCTCCATCGGATTCACGATGGGCGGCAGGAACGAGCACAACAGCCCGTAGGCCTCGTCGGACATGCTGACCTCCTTGGCCGCCGAGACCGCGGTGTCCAACCGGTCGGTCAGCGCGTCCAGATGGCTCGCGTGCGCCCGCAACTCCTCCGAGACGACTTCGTAGGGCATGTCCGAAACTCCTCACGATGAATGTCCGTGCCGCGCGCGGGAACCGCCGGCGGTGCGGCTCAGCGGCCCAGCAGGTCTTCGAAGTCCATTGTGGACAGGACGTCGGCGACGCGTTGCTCGATGCGGCTGTGATCGGCGGGCATGATGCTCAGCCACTCGCCCTGGTTGACCATCAAATACCGGCCCTGATGCGTGTCGAACCAAGTGACCAGCGTCGCCGCCCGCGTCGCACCGCGGGACACGCCGATCTGCCCGCCCGCCCGGCGATTCGTCGCCAACTCCAGCAACGCGTCCACGTCCTCGGCGGACATTCCCGTGCGCAGCAACGCCGTGCGATCGTCGAGATCACCACCGAACGGGTCGTCCCCGAAATCATCGTCGTCGTTGGCGACCTTCTCCAGCGACTCCTTGCGCACCGTGAACCCGCGTCCCCGGCCCGGATCGGCGGGTGCGAGCACCCCGACCGCGACGCTCGCCAACGCCCGCGGCCGGAACCCCTGCAACCGCACCTGATCGTCGGCGAGCACCGCGAGCACCCCGGCACGCCCGTTCACCGCGGCCAACGCTCGCAACGGCCCGTCCGCCACACCGACGACGTCCACCGAGAACTCGTGGTCACCCAGCAGCCGCAGCAAACCCTCCAGCTCGTCGTCGAGCCGATCGCCCGACACGAGATCGCGGGCGGCGAGCTTGCGATACACCTCACCGGTGAGCTCGGCGCGTTCCTCCATCGTCGCCCCGATGCTCGGTACCCGAAGCGGGTACGGCGCCCGGCGCATCCCGAGCGAACCCGCCACCAGGTCGAACTCGTAGGCGGACAGCACACATTCCGGATTGCTGTTCATCGTCGGTGTCTCAGCCGTCCTTCTTCTTCGGCTTGCCGCCACCGATCACCGGCGGCGGCAGGTCCGCACCCGGAACTTCGACGATCGGCGTGCTCTCCACGTACTTCGCCCGGCGTTCCTCGTCCTCACCGCCACGACCGCGCCCGGCCGCCGCCCCCGGCGCACCCATACCACCAGCACCGGCACCGGCGCCTGCACCGGCCGAGCCGCCACCGGCCGGACCAGCGGCCGGGCCGCCCGTCGACCCCGTGCCCACCGAAGAACGGCCGCCGGCACCCACGTTCGAACCACCGGAACCGCCCGCACCCTGCGAGCCTCCGGCTCCACCAGAACCGCCCGCACCCTGCGATCCACCGGCGCCACCCGCACCCAGCGATCCGCCCGAACCGGATCCGCCCGTGCTCGGGATGGGCGGAATCGCACCGCTCCAGCCCGAACGACCGCCCTGCCCGGTGCCGCCCGGCCCAGTACCGCCGCCGGGGCCTTGCCCGGGCCTGCGACCACCTGGCGCGACCGGACCGCCCCGGGAGTGTCCGGGGATTCCAGCTTCGGCACCGGGCGGTGCTTGATCGTGGGCGGATCGACCGAGTTGGGTGAAGTCTTGCCCTTAGGACCGGAGCCCTGCGAGGTGGTGCTCTCCGGACCGTTCTTCCGGTCCACCGGGCTCTTGCCCTGGTTGTTCCCGCCGCCGAAACCGTCCAGCGAGGGCACACGAGCGCCCGCGCCTTGGTTCGAACCGCCCTTGTCACCGGAGACCTGCGAGGTGTGCTCCAGCTGCGGAGCACTGGCCGACGTGTTCGACGCGGGGGTGTTCAGCGCGGCCATCCGCTTCGTGGCCTCCGCGCCGCCCTGCTGCGGATCGATCGGCGGGACCGCGGCGCCGGGAGCGGAAGGCTCCCCGCCCGGGGTCACGGGCTGCTGAACACCGGGCGCCTGTCCCGGCCCGGACGCACCCGCGGACCCGGTGCTCTCAGGCGTCCCATTCGGCTGAAAGGCGCTGTTGGCTTTGACGCCCGCCTTCTCGCCGTCCCTGATCGGGTCCGGCGGCGGCTCGAACCGGGGAGTGCTCCCGTCGACCACGCGGGAATCGCTCTCCATCCGCTCCATCACGGCGACGGCCTGATCGTGGGCGGAGTCCGCCTTATCCTGCTGCTGCTTCATGTCCTTCATGGCGGCCACGATGCCCATCAGCACACCGGCACCGTTCTCGCGGCCGAGGGAGCCGTAGACGCCGACGATCTCGTCTTTGAACTCGACGTCCTTCGGCTCGGGCATGCTCGTCTTGGCGGCCTCCATGACCTGGCCCTGCTCGCCGATCCGCTTGCCGAGGTCGCCTGCGGTGTTCCCCGCGTCGGAGGTCCAGCGGGCCAGCTCGTGGATCGCGCCGCGCGCCGACTGCGCCGCCTCGCCCTGCCAGCCCTCCTCGGTGCCGCGCAGCCGTTCGGCCATGCGCTGGGAGGAATCCCCGATCTCGGTGCCCATCCGCGACCAGTCCTGGGCGAGCTCGCCGACCCGGCCGGGCTCGTTGTCGTTGTGCACCGCCTCGTAGAGCTCGCGGTGGCTGCGCGAACTCCAGTTCTGGGTGTCCCGCAACACCAGGTCCGTGCCCGGGGCCGCCGTGCCGAGCTTGGCCCGCGTCGCTTCGCCGGTGCCCTGATCTTCCTGCGTCATGTTCTGGTTCTTCCCCCTCAAGCCGCGACCGCGCCCGGCGGCCGCACACCCAAGTCAAGTTCGAGAATCAAGTTCGAGGACGGGCACGGACGCCCGTGGACTCTCCTGCCGCGCGACTCGGCCTCGCACGACTCTTCCGCGATGGCGACCGGTCGCCACGGCCCGTCAACGGTCCGGCACCGGCGCCGCGAACGGTCGGCGTCGAGGTGCAATGGCGGCCGAGGCGACTCCCCCTGACCGCCACCACGTGCTGCTCACAGCTGGGACTTGAGTTTCTGGAACATGTCGACGGCGTGCTCGTCGGAGGTCTGGTACTGGCGCATCGCCTCGCCCACCG harbors:
- a CDS encoding MFS transporter, giving the protein MNARGRRKRGQRLEDAVDIVEEGKVRRAVTAAGIGNMMEWFDFGVFSYLIVITGQVFFPSGNPTVQLLATFATFAVAFIVRPLGGFVFGPLGDRLGRKRVLAITMITMALGTVAIGFIPSYATIGIWAPILLLLARVVQGFSTGGEYGGATTFVSEYSPDKRRGFLASWLEFGTLTGYALGAAVVTGLLTALGEQEMVNWGWRIPFLLAGPLGVVGLYLRFRLEETPAQQQQESSEDHGAERGLGVYRTIFRDHWRPVLTCVSLVAVFNVVNYMLTSYMPTYITADLHYAHTSALVFVLVTMLAIMGFVVRLGRISDKIGRLPIVAVGSGALVVLSWPAFWMISHGSVGAVIGGLIIIGLMLICFSSTMPSTLPALFPTHVRYGGVSISFNISVAIFGGTTPLISESLVSATGYITAPAFVLMAAGLLGLIASWFARETAGRPLPGAKPTAGSREEARETLEEQRGEVEGTS
- a CDS encoding (2Fe-2S)-binding protein, with the translated sequence MSHHSSTITLRVNGETRSLTVDNRTTLLDALREDLDLMGTKKGCDQGQCGACTVLLDGKRAVSCLQFAVGVDDSEVTTIEGVATGDRLHPVQQAFLDFDGYQCGYCTPGQICSAVAVIEEHAAGWPSAATDDVRPEADPPPLDAAEIRERMSGNLCRCGAHNSIVRAVAQAATMREAESTVSRDGAEVSA
- a CDS encoding xanthine dehydrogenase family protein subunit M — encoded protein: MREFDYRRATDVRTATTLLAVNPDARFLGGGTNLVDLMKTGVETPPQLIDVRRLPLDHIEVTEDGGLRIGATATNSDVANHPEVRRRFPALAQAVLAGASGQLRNVATVGGNLLQRTRCGYFADVAQPCNKRVPGSGCPAIEGEHHNHAIFDWSEHCAATSPSDMGVALAAFDAVVSYETADGAGELSYSDLHRPVGDSPHEETTLPAGALITGITLPAAPIATRSRYRKVRERASYAFANGSIAAALDVRDGVVEDVRIGFGAVANRPWRAHAAERALLGRPATAEEFATAADTELAAAKPLPHNGYKVPLIRNLVVTVLTELTEETTR
- a CDS encoding xanthine dehydrogenase family protein molybdopterin-binding subunit; this translates as MTTTDPRVGTAGPTAPADTGTVGSARTRLEGRAKVTGEARYAADHPIEDLAHGSLVLSTIARGRITSIGEDAVLDMPGVLTVLHHGNAPRLNPEAGIFGPDPGLQLLQDDRVQYAGHPVALVVAKTPEQARAAADALEVTYEEQPHDSEFRADHPAEYAPQGAGTVDKGDVDAEADGAAAVVHHSYTTSEEHHTAMEPHASMARWEDGRLEVVDANQGSFLAAKVVSTLFDLDPASVRVRSEHVGGGFGSKAIGPQLVFAVMAATRLRRPVRVVLTRPQVFAITSLRSATEQRVRLAADADGRLRAIDHESRSFTSTIKEFVELGTELTGVMYASEAIRTRTKVVPLNVPSPGWMRAPGAAPGSFALESAMDELAQQLDVDPVELRLRNEPAVGPVSGTPFSSRRLVDCLEQGASRFGWWQRDRRPGMRRDGRWLLGTGVAAGSFGAGPMPSTAAITAETDGTYEVRITAADIGTGARTALSQVAAEALEVPLEAVRIRIADSDFGPAFLAGGSRGTESWSFAIIEAAAALHKKLAAGERAPVTARADTTELIGARKQLERHSFSSQFAEVAVDVTSGEVRVRRLLGTFAVGRIINPLTARSQFAGGMIMGLSMALHEEGVRDATGRQANANLAGYHISAHADVPEIDTYWVDDPDEDNPSGVKGIGEVGIVGTAAAIANAVWHATGVRHRNLPISLDRVLDAAG
- a CDS encoding TetR/AcrR family transcriptional regulator gives rise to the protein MCRESGRPLRADAQRNRDKILSTAARMFAERGLDAHLDHIAKEAGVGSGTLYRNFPTREALIEAAYRHELSRLCDASPHLLATLPPGEALRAWMGRALDYATAKLGMADALRAVIDSGGAPYDKSKEMLLDSITPLLDAGARAGVIRDDVPAADLLLGLFGIAMAAGGDEHREQAERLLDLLFDGLRVR
- a CDS encoding YbaB/EbfC family nucleoid-associated protein yields the protein MSGPGGFAALGSDPDEAERRIEQWAQGFAQKAQRYQAVREQTEQIRLTATGPDGRVKVTVRADGSVTDVQFTEKIRSMPLQELSAQIMDTMRKAQSDIAAKVGEVMTEQLGDEDQQTRSMMLDNLRERFPEEPDEPEAEQPDSGKWAPPEDDDPKPRPPAAPPAPPSANPSAAPKKPQRRRPVDDDDGDFGPDFDPLRD
- a CDS encoding type VII secretion target — translated: MPYEVVSEELRAHASHLDALTDRLDTAVSAAKEVSMSDEAYGLLCSFLPPIVNPMEEEGVTALEAAREGVEVTAENIRNTAKEYDSNDEDNAESFRQFERQHLPEGKSAQQFTLKSAAHGGQAPQDA
- a CDS encoding ESX secretion-associated protein EspG, with protein sequence MNSNPECVLSAYEFDLVAGSLGMRRAPYPLRVPSIGATMEERAELTGEVYRKLAARDLVSGDRLDDELEGLLRLLGDHEFSVDVVGVADGPLRALAAVNGRAGVLAVLADDQVRLQGFRPRALASVAVGVLAPADPGRGRGFTVRKESLEKVANDDDDFGDDPFGGDLDDRTALLRTGMSAEDVDALLELATNRRAGGQIGVSRGATRAATLVTWFDTHQGRYLMVNQGEWLSIMPADHSRIEQRVADVLSTMDFEDLLGR
- a CDS encoding PPE domain-containing protein; this translates as MTQEDQGTGEATRAKLGTAAPGTDLVLRDTQNWSSRSHRELYEAVHNDNEPGRVGELAQDWSRMGTEIGDSSQRMAERLRGTEEGWQGEAAQSARGAIHELARWTSDAGNTAGDLGKRIGEQGQVMEAAKTSMPEPKDVEFKDEIVGVYGSLGRENGAGVLMGIVAAMKDMKQQQDKADSAHDQAVAVMERMESDSRVVDGSTPRFEPPPDPIRDGEKAGVKANSAFQPNGTPESTGSAGASGPGQAPGVQQPVTPGGEPSAPGAAVPPIDPQQGGAEATKRMAALNTPASNTSASAPQLEHTSQVSGDKGGSNQGAGARVPSLDGFGGGNNQGKSPVDRKNGPESTTSQGSGPKGKTSPNSVDPPTIKHRPVPKLESPDTPGAVRSRQVVAGPGKAPAAVLGRAAPGRAVVRAGAVRFRPSRARADPVRADRWVRVAPVDRRVRAVLVEPEARRVRAVPVVRTWVPAAVLRWARGRRAARPLVRPVAARPVQAPVPVLVVWVRRGRRPGAVVAVRTRNAGRSTWRARRSSKFRVRTCRRR